The genomic interval TACGTCAAAAAAATTAGAACGATTGCATTTGAACCGTCACAAGCAAATCAAAGATTTATTCCACAAAGCGAGTCGTCATATTGTGAATCTTGCCTTACAAGAACAGGTAGACATAATTGTGATTGGACAGAACAAACAGTGGAAACAAGAATCGAATATAGGAAAACGAAATAATCAACAGTTTTGTTTTATTCCACATCGTTTATTGATTCAAATGATTGAATATAAAGCGATAGAGCATGGGATTCAAGTAGTTATTACGGAAGAATCCTATACATCTAAGGCTAGTTTTTTAGACCTTGATTTTCTGCCCACTTATGAGAAAGAAAAGACCTACTCATTCAGTGGAAAACGAATCAAACGTGGGCTATATAAGAGTGCAAAAGGAATTTTGATGAATGCTGATGTAAATGGGGCTTATAACATGATTCGAAAAGTAGTTCCAAATGCGTTTGCAAATGGAATAGAGGGGTTGAACGGTAGCCAATCCGTTAATGTGTCAACTCCCCTTGTGTTAAGCGTTCAGTAAGTAGGTTCGACACACAAGAAACCCCCACTTCAAGGAAGCTCGGTAGAGTGAGTAAGTGGGGGAGTATTCATAAGGTGAATGCTCTCAAATGTTCTTTACAACTTAATTTTGAAGGAGTAATATTACTTTCATGTAAAACCATATTTCTTTATTCGCTGAATCCTTTATGGAACGGGGGAACCAATTTTGTGGCGGTGTTTTCGTCGCTTGGGGTGAATCCTTTATGAAGAAGGTAGGGCTACTCTCATGGTCCGAATCCGACAGCTAACTCCGGAAGCGTGAAGAGAGAGGAAGTGATACTGGTGATCGAAAAAAATGATTCGGCCACGGGGTAATCCTCTGTGGTCTTTTTGGTGCGTTCTATATAAAGAGATTGTAATAGAAGGGGAAAAATGAGATGAAAAAACAGTTTGTCGTGTTTGGGTTAGGTAGATTTGGAGGGAGCTTAGTTAAGGAATTCCATTCAATTGGAGTGGAAGTGATGGCGATTGATAAAGATGAAAGTAAAATAGATGAATATGCAGCCTTTGCTACTTATGCTGTCGTAGCTAATGGCATAGACGAGATGAGTTTAAAATCTTTAGGTGTGAGAAATTTTGATGTCGCTTTCGTCTCTTTAGGTGATGATATTGAAGCTAGTATTTTAACGTGCTTACTTTTGAAGGAAATGGGGGTTCCTCAAGTTTGGGCAAAAGCTCAAAATATGTATCATCATAAAGTGTTAGAAAAGGTTGGAGTCGATCGAGTGATTCATCCTGAAAGAGATATGGCGCAGCGAATTGCTCATCATATCGCATCCGAAAAAATTATTGATTATATTCAATTATCGGAGGAGTATAGTATTGTCGAAATCGTGGCGTCGCATAAAATTGATAAAAAGTCATTGATGGATTTAGATATTCGCGCAAAATACCGCTGCAATATTATCGGGATTCAACGTGGAAAAGACATTAATGTGGCTCCGCTTGCTGAAGAACAAATTTGCCAAGGAGACACATTAATTGTGATTGGACATAACAAAGATATTGCAAAATTAGAGGCGCAAGGCGTGTAACAAGCACTATACATTTGAAATGAATGCTTACTGAAACGCTTGTATTAAACCGTTTTATCCCACACCTAATGGGAAGTAAGCTCCCCACCTCAAGCTTGCGAGAAGAAAAAAGAGAGATGAGGGAATTCCCTCATTAATAGCTGCGGTTCTTAGCTCCTCGAGGTCATAAGCGGTCATGCTCTATGGCAAACTGCGTCATGCTGCCTTTCATCTGCTTGTCGGGGCTGAACAGTCGTCTTTCAGCTTTTGGCATAGTAGACCTGTCTATAGGAATAATTGCTGACTTCTCTATTGTTGAAAAATGAATCATTGTAGGAGTTAGGGGATTTGGTAAAGTAGGTCCGCTTACCCTCGTCTATTTGCTGATAACAACAAAAAAGTGAGTATCAAATATCCTAGTAAAGATATATAGACCGTATGAAAAAATATACAAATAGAAACAAGCAGTGAATGTTTTCGCTGCTTGTTTCTATTTGTATGGGAATGTTCGGAAGATTAATATATGAAAATCAGTGTATGGAAGATATAGGGTGAGCTAAATCAAAAGTTCTATTATTTTTATAATAATTAATAAAAATAAGAAAATGGTACGTTATAGCGCTTATGTAAGTATATTCAAAAACTAGTAAAAATGAATTATTTTCCTTTATTTATATAATAAACCAGAAAAAAATATTTGCTATCTATTCCTTGTATATCAAGGCCTTGAATCATTAAGCCTAGCTCAATAGGTTTATTTTTCCTTTTTATTAGGGATAAATATCCTGTTTTGGAAGGGGGGATTTAGGTAGATTTAATATGAGAGAAGAAATGATACATATTATAGTCTAGTTTAGGAAGGGGTTCTTTTTTTGAAAAAATGGGTATTATTCTCCGTTGTATCAGTATTTATTTTCCTTTTATCTGCATGTTCAGATTCGGGTGAAAAGGCTTCAACTGAAAAGAGTAAAGGGTTGGAGGCTTCTATTGAAAGCGCTAGTTATATTGTTTCAGAGAGTGATGATGGGGTTTCTGAAAATGAGAACTTAGCTATAATGGCTATTCATTTAAAAGTTAAAAATTTATCAGATTCTCCAATGCGATTATCAGGGTATGATGGGATTAAGTTATATGATGGTGAGCAGCAAATCAATATTAATCCAGAACTTTATAATCGCGATATAGGCTTGGATATTGATACAGGCGGGAGTATTGGTGCAGGAAAGTCAAAAACTGTATTAGCGATATTTGAAGTAACAAAGGATAAAGAGTATGAAATTGGCTTAAATCCACTATTTGATAATCCGGAAGAGGAGTCAGAAGAGTTAGTATTAAAGCTTGATACGAAGAAGTATGCCGCTAGCTATGAAACGCTGCAAGATCCAGCGAAAGCATTGAAGGCTTACGTGGATCAAATCTATTACAATAAGGAAAATCCAGATTATGAGCAACTTGTATCGGCTGATAAACCAGTATTGCAAGAATCAGCACAAGAAGCATTTGAAACGGAAATAAACAAGGTGTTTGATAAGAAATTAGATGACACAGACATTGAAAAGCTATATGCAACATACCGTGATATCTTAGCGGAAAAGGCTGAAGTGAATGCTACTATTATTGCAAATGCTAATGATAAGGCAATCGTTGAAGTAGAGGTTTCTACACCGTCATTAAAAACATTATATGAAGATGTTTATGAGTATGAGCGTGAATTTAGAGAGAATACAGGAAGTTATGATTCACAAGAAATTGATAAATATGTACTTTCAAAATTGCCTAAAATTTTAAATGCTCTTGAGGTAAACGAACTTAGCGACCCAGTGGAAGTGTCCTTAACGAAAAAGGATGGAAAATGGACGATTGAAGCAGTTGATAAGTATGGTGAAAGTTTAGACACTGTATTTGTAAAAGGATCAAGTTATTAAGGAGCCGTGAATAATGTGAAGAAAATATGGTTACTTGCTATACCAGCGGTGGTTGTGCTCACCATTATTACGGTTGTGTTGATCCAGCAGAATAATCGACCTAAACAAGTTGTCGAAGCGTTTGAGCAGGCGGTTGATCAAAAGAAGCCGGAACAGCTGAAGGATATACTCTTAGTAGATAATAAGAAGGCAGAAATAGATGAGTCATCGCTTAAAGCATTCGTTACTTATCTAAATGCTAATTATAATAGTTATCAAGTAATTAAGGATAGCTTAGAGGAGCAATTGGAGAAGCAAGAGTACAGCATGACAAATCAGCAGATTAGTTTAGTGGAAGACGGAAAACGCTTCGGAGTATTTACTGACTACAAACTGAAGGTAAAAACGGGATATATAAAGGTAACTGGACTAAGTGAAGAAGATCAAGTTACTCTTTCCGTCGATAAAACGAAAAACTCTCTTATGAAGAGTGAAGAAGAATTGTACGGTCCACTTCTTCCAGGTACGTATGATGTACGATTAACTGTAAAAAATACACTTGGCACTTTTTTAGAGAAAAGAAAAGTAGAAGTGTGGGGCGGCAGCAAGCAGGTCAGCCTGCTTGTAGACGATAGTGATTTGGCTCAAAAGGATAAAGGCGTTCAACAAAATGTGTTAGCCGCACTAGATGTATTTAATAATGACTTAATCGTTTTTCAGACAAACAACTATGAAACGAAACATTTTACAAATGTCACAGATGAAGTAAGAGAGGTTACGGCATTTGCCAAATATGATTTTGAATTTTATAAAGAGTATGTTGATGAAATTCAGATGCAATATTTAGGAGCGGTTGTGAACCTTGATGATTTAGATATTAATCGTTTTAATGATGAGTGGCTTGCAGAAGTTACAGCACTTGTTTCCTACAAAAATAAAATGAAAGTTCGAGACATGAAAGGTTTTGAAGATATTTCTTATAAAACTATTCGAACATATAAGATGAAGTATGATGAAAAGAGTAAAAAATGGTTAATAGCTGACTTGGAGGAAGTAAAAGCGGATGGCTCAGAAAGTGACGATTGGGAAAATAAAACTGAGCTGAAAAATGAAGACTCGCCAGTCATGAAGTGGACTCGTAAGAAGGATGAAAGTAATATGTTTTAAGAATAATTAACCATTTCTTGCATTTTAATAAAGATGAGGAAATGGATGAAACAGAATAAAGGGTAAATGAAAAACGCTGCTTGATTGAGAGACAGCGTTTTTCTGTGTGCGCTCGGCCATACGGTAATCGCCTCCTCCTAGTCGAGCTGGATTCGGGAGTGGTGGATTGACGGCACCATTTCATGTATTAATCCATACAATAAATTACCATAATTAGAAAGGGAATACCCGCTATGGACGTACAAAGTAACTCTCATATTTCACCCCCGCCATTAAGCAGTCTATCTCTTTTTCCTCGTAAATCAAATCTTCCAGAGCCACAATTAGTAGCAGATGAAATAGGTGGTGTTATTGTACAAAATTGCGATGGGAAATATGTAGAGTATTGGAGAGCTATTGGAATGGCTTCTCTGCCATCAGGATCATTAACTGTAAAAAATAATTGTGGCTGTATTATGAAGGTAAGAGCGGATACAGATGGTGATGGAAAGGCGGATACGACATTATTTACATTGACTGAAATAAATCAAACGAAATCTGTTACTTTGAAGACTATTTCAAACCTGGAAATTTCTTGTCGAGGAGGATCGGGCCAAAAGGCCAATGGTCATTATAGTATGAAGGTTCGTTATGTGACTTAATATTGTTTATGTAGAGGCTCTGTTATAGGAGGCTGCTCAGTTTTATGAACAATATGATTTAACAAAGGCTATGTAAAAATGATGCTAACGTAGAGCATCATTTTTTTGTTTCAACATAGATAGAACTACGTTAAAACTTATAGTTTAAGGAGAAAGAAATCTTGATTTTGGCAGTGCCTGTTCCTGATGCAACGATACTAATAGAACGCAAATCATTTACCGTAATAGACCGACATTCACCTGGTGCGACCACAAATCCACGAATTGCAGCTCCATTCACATGAAGAGCAGCTTTTGGTGAAACACCGGTCGTTCCAGTATTTTCAACTACAATGGTTCCGTTTATAACAAAAGGAGTATCATCTTGCCAAATAGTTGTAGCTGCCCCATTAGTATCTCCTAATTCAATCGTACAAGACACTGAATCACTGATAACGTTTAATGGGTTATTGCTAAACCCCCCCAAATTAGCCAAGAACTCACCTCCTCAATAGATAGGTTCTTACTATTTTATGTTTAATCGACTAACTTTGTTTAACTATTCAAACGTTGGAGTGAAAAGTGATGAATATTTTTTTACTAAACACGTTTCCTTTTCGCTGCCCAATAAATGACCAATATAATGAATGAAACAATAAACAAAATCCCTTTCCCTTGTTTCTCCCACATCAATACTTCGTTAACGGAGTATGCTTCTAGAAGCATAGCAGGGATTTTTCCAATAGCGCTTGCCCATGTAAAATGAAGTAAGCTGATTTTGCTTAAGGCTGCACCGAGGTTAATCAATCCGGACGGGATAAAAGGTACTAGTCGAAAGGCTAGAACGAATATAAACGCCTCTTTTCCTGTTGAAGCTGTAAGTTTATTTAAATATTTTGATTGGGCAGGTAGGGACTGTTCCACGTGTCGAATCCCTTTTCTATATAAGAGAAAGCTGACTGCAGCGCCTGCACATTCTCCGATATAAGAAATAAACATGCCCGCTTCAAATCCAAAAAAAGTGATATTAAGAGCGGTCAAAAAAACGCTAGGTATGACACCGAATATACTTATTACAATATTAATGAAAATACTAATAATAATTGAAAAGGGTCCTGCTTGAGAAAACCAATTTAAAATGAATTCTTTCATGTTTTAATCCTTCTTACATTATAATTACCTCCAGTATAACCGATAATGAATAGAAACTAGATATTAAACATTTCTCCTTTTATTCTTATAAAAAAATCGATATCATTATAGCTATATGAATGGAATAGGGGTAAAGCGATGAAAGAACGGTACTATGATGAATTGCTGAACATTAAAACGGGAGGAGAACAGAAGGTTTTCAATAATTCCTTGCATTATCATCGCTATGAGCCAACGCCCTATAGCGCGCTCGAACAATTATTTAAGCAATATGAATTAACGAGTAGTGACCGAGTCGTAGATTTTGGCTGCGGAAAAGGAAGATTAATTTTTTATATCAATTATTTATTTAATGCTTCTGTTATCGGAATTGAGATGAATAAAACCTTTTATCAGGAAGCTATAGATAATCAAGATAGTTATGTGAAGAAAATGAAAAAGAGCGGTCACCGTATTCAATTCCACTGTTGTTTAGCGGAG from Peribacillus asahii carries:
- a CDS encoding potassium channel family protein; the protein is MKKQFVVFGLGRFGGSLVKEFHSIGVEVMAIDKDESKIDEYAAFATYAVVANGIDEMSLKSLGVRNFDVAFVSLGDDIEASILTCLLLKEMGVPQVWAKAQNMYHHKVLEKVGVDRVIHPERDMAQRIAHHIASEKIIDYIQLSEEYSIVEIVASHKIDKKSLMDLDIRAKYRCNIIGIQRGKDINVAPLAEEQICQGDTLIVIGHNKDIAKLEAQGV
- a CDS encoding DUF5105 domain-containing protein; translated protein: MKKWVLFSVVSVFIFLLSACSDSGEKASTEKSKGLEASIESASYIVSESDDGVSENENLAIMAIHLKVKNLSDSPMRLSGYDGIKLYDGEQQININPELYNRDIGLDIDTGGSIGAGKSKTVLAIFEVTKDKEYEIGLNPLFDNPEEESEELVLKLDTKKYAASYETLQDPAKALKAYVDQIYYNKENPDYEQLVSADKPVLQESAQEAFETEINKVFDKKLDDTDIEKLYATYRDILAEKAEVNATIIANANDKAIVEVEVSTPSLKTLYEDVYEYEREFRENTGSYDSQEIDKYVLSKLPKILNALEVNELSDPVEVSLTKKDGKWTIEAVDKYGESLDTVFVKGSSY
- a CDS encoding TcaA second domain-containing protein, translated to MKKIWLLAIPAVVVLTIITVVLIQQNNRPKQVVEAFEQAVDQKKPEQLKDILLVDNKKAEIDESSLKAFVTYLNANYNSYQVIKDSLEEQLEKQEYSMTNQQISLVEDGKRFGVFTDYKLKVKTGYIKVTGLSEEDQVTLSVDKTKNSLMKSEEELYGPLLPGTYDVRLTVKNTLGTFLEKRKVEVWGGSKQVSLLVDDSDLAQKDKGVQQNVLAALDVFNNDLIVFQTNNYETKHFTNVTDEVREVTAFAKYDFEFYKEYVDEIQMQYLGAVVNLDDLDINRFNDEWLAEVTALVSYKNKMKVRDMKGFEDISYKTIRTYKMKYDEKSKKWLIADLEEVKADGSESDDWENKTELKNEDSPVMKWTRKKDESNMF
- a CDS encoding S-Ena type endospore appendage produces the protein MDVQSNSHISPPPLSSLSLFPRKSNLPEPQLVADEIGGVIVQNCDGKYVEYWRAIGMASLPSGSLTVKNNCGCIMKVRADTDGDGKADTTLFTLTEINQTKSVTLKTISNLEISCRGGSGQKANGHYSMKVRYVT
- a CDS encoding DUF3992 domain-containing protein gives rise to the protein MANLGGFSNNPLNVISDSVSCTIELGDTNGAATTIWQDDTPFVINGTIVVENTGTTGVSPKAALHVNGAAIRGFVVAPGECRSITVNDLRSISIVASGTGTAKIKISFSLNYKF
- a CDS encoding TVP38/TMEM64 family protein encodes the protein MKEFILNWFSQAGPFSIIISIFINIVISIFGVIPSVFLTALNITFFGFEAGMFISYIGECAGAAVSFLLYRKGIRHVEQSLPAQSKYLNKLTASTGKEAFIFVLAFRLVPFIPSGLINLGAALSKISLLHFTWASAIGKIPAMLLEAYSVNEVLMWEKQGKGILFIVSFIILVIYWAAKRKRV
- a CDS encoding class I SAM-dependent methyltransferase, with amino-acid sequence MKERYYDELLNIKTGGEQKVFNNSLHYHRYEPTPYSALEQLFKQYELTSSDRVVDFGCGKGRLIFYINYLFNASVIGIEMNKTFYQEAIDNQDSYVKKMKKSGHRIQFHCCLAEKYKIDSLDNRFYFFNPFSVQIFMKIIQNILRSVEQFPRDIELVLYYGSKDYIFFLENQTAFQFKKEILLQGLSERNPYERFLIYRLAY